One Phocoena sinus isolate mPhoSin1 chromosome 14, mPhoSin1.pri, whole genome shotgun sequence genomic region harbors:
- the PITPNM2 gene encoding membrane-associated phosphatidylinositol transfer protein 2 isoform X4 has product MIIKEYRIPLPMTVEEYRIAQLYMIQKKSRNETFGEGSGVEILENRPYTDGPGGSGQYTHKVYHVGMHIPSWFRSILPKAALRVVEESWNAYPYTRTRFTCPFVEKFSIDIETFYKTDAGENPNVFSLSPVEKNQLTIDFIDIVKDPVPPNEYKTEEDPKLFHSTKTQRGPLSENWIEEYKQQVFPIMCAYKLCKVEFRYWGMQSKIERFIHDTGLRKVMVRAHRQAWCWQDEWYGLNMENIRELEKEAQLMLSRKMAQFSEDDEGAAELAKDEAPQAQAPREPPQPSSSGGEPLAGRGLKKQWSTSSKSSRSSKRGASPSRHSISEWRMQSIARDSDESSDDEFFDAHEDLSDSEEMFPKDITKWNSNDLMDKIESPEPEDTQDGLYRQSAPEFRVASSVEQLNIIEDEVSPPLAVPPSKIHALLLLLHGGTILDTGAGDPGSKQGDTNTIATVFDTVMRVHYPSALGHLAIRLVPCPPICSAAFALVSDLSPYSHDEGCLSSSQDHIPLAALPLLATSSPHYQEAVATVIQRANLAYGDFIKSQEGVTFNGQVCLIGDCVGGILAFDALCSSNQTVSESQSSSRRGSVASAQDTDLLSPGTTVNAAHGGTLESSRHLSRSNIDIPRSNGAEDPRQQLPRKRSDSSTYELDTIQQHQAFLSSLHASVLRNEPSSRHSSSSTMLDGTGAVGKFDFEIADLFLFGCPLGLVLALRKTVIPSLDVFQLRPACQQVYNLFHPADPSASRLEPLLERRFHALPPLSIPRYQRYPLGDGCSTLLVQTMQRNPQLVLEGGPLVPLPHRDGFLETSIPVLAVTWRDGPHPSPSSAESDALQAHNAVFQEHAAPSSPGTAPTARGFRRASEISIASQVSGMAESYTASNIAQIAAKWWGQKRIDYALYCPDALTAFPTVALPHLFHASYWESTDVVSFLLRQVMRHDSSSILELDGKEVSVFTPSKPREKWQRKRTHVKLRNVTANHRINDAVANEDGPQVLTGRFMYGPLDMVTLTGEKVDVHIMMQPPSGEWLYLDTLVTNSSGRVSYTIPEAHRLGVGVYPVKMVVRGDHTFADSYITVLPKGTEFVVFSIDGSFAASVSIMGSDPKVRAGAVDVVRHWQDLGYLIIYVTGRPDMQKQRVVAWLAQHNFPHGVVSFCDGLVHDPLRHKANFLKLLISELHLRVHAAYGSTKDVAVYSSISLSPMQIYIVGRPTKKLQQQCQFITDGYAAHLAQLKYNHRARPARNAATRMALRKGSFGLPGQGDFLRSRNHLLRTISAQPSGPGHRHERTQSQADGEQRGQRSMSVAAGCWGRTMAGRPEPGTAAGPK; this is encoded by the exons ATGATTATAAAGGAATATCGGATTCCTCTGCCAATGACCGTGGAGGAGTACCGCATTGCCCAGCTGTACATGATACAG AAGAAGAGCCGTAACGAGACGTTCGGTGAAGGCAGTGGCGTGGAGATCCTGGAGAACCGGCCATACACGGACGGCCCTGGTGGCTCCGGGCAGTACACACACAAGGTGTACCATGTGGGCATGCACATCCCCAGCTGGTTCCGCTCCATCCTGCCCAAGGCGGCCCTGCGGGTGGTGGAGGAGTCCTGGAACGCCTACCCCTATACCCGAACCAG GTTCACTTGCCCTTTTGTGGAGAAATTCTCCATTGACATCGAAACCTTTTATAAAACTGATGCTGGAGAAAACCCCAATGTGTTCAGCCTGTCTCCTGTGGAAAAGAACCAGCTGACGATCG ATTTCATCGACATCGTCAAGGACCCCGTGCCCCCCAACGAGTATAAGACGGAAGAGGACCCCAAGCTGTTCCACTCGACCAAGACCCAGCGGGGACCCCTGTCGGAGAACTGGATCGAGGAGTACAAGCAGCAGGTCTTCCCCATAATGTGCGCCTACAAGCTCTGCAAGGTGGAGTTCCGCTACTGGGGCATGCAGTCCAAGATCGAGAGGTTCATCCACGACACGG gCCTGCGGAAGGTGATGGTGAGGGCCCACCGGCAGGCCTGGTGCTGGCAGGACGAGTGGTACGGGCTGAACATGGAAAACATCCgggagctggagaaggaggcGCAGCTCATGCTGTCCCGCAAGATGGCCCAGTTCAGCGAGGACGACGAGGGGGCCGCGGAGCTGGCCAAGGACGAGgccccccaggcccaggcccccagGGAGCCCCCGCAGCCCAGCAGCAGCGGTGGGGAGCCCCTGGCGGGCAGGGGTCTGAAGAAGCAGTGGTCCACGTCCTCCAAGTCGTCCCGGTCGTCCAAGCGGGGAG CGAGTCCTTCCCGCCACAGCATCTCGGAGTGGAGGATGCAGAGTATCGCCCGGGACTCGGACGAGAGCTCGGATGATGAGTTCTTTGATGCTCACG aGGACCTGTCCGATTCAGAGGAAATGTTCCCCAAGGACATCACCAAGTGGAACTCCAATGACCTCATGGACAAAATCGAAAGCCCTGAGCCAGAGGACACACAGG ACGGTCTGTACCGCCAGAGCGCCCCCGAGTTCAGGGTGGCCTCCAGTGTGGAGCAGCTGAACATCATTGAG GACGAGGTCAGCCCGCCGCTGGCCGTGCCGCCCTCCAAGATCCACgcgttgctgctgctgctgcacgGAGGCACCATCCTGGACACGGGCGCCGGGGACCCCGGCTCCAAGCAGGGCGACACCAACACCATCGCCACCGTGTTCGACACCGTCATGCGCGTGCACTACCCCAGCGCCCTGGGCCACCTGGCCATCCGCCTGGTGCCCTGCCCGCCCATCTGCTCCGCTGCCTTCGCCCTCGTCTCCGA cctcagcccctacAGCCATGACGAAGGCTGTCTGTCCAGCAGCCAGGACCACATCCCCTTGGCCGCCCTGCCCCTGCTGGCAACCTCTTCGCCCCACTACCAGGAGGCCGTTGCCACAGTGATCCAGCGGGCCAACCTCGCCTACGGGGACTTCATCAAGTCCCAGGAGGGCGTGACCTTCAACGGGCAG GTCTGCCTGATCGGGGACTGCGTCGGGGGCATCCTGGCGTTCGATGCCTTATGCTCCAGCAACCAGACGGTGTCTGAGAGCCAGAGCAGCAGCCGCCGGGGCAGTGTGGCCAGTGCGCAG GACACTGACCTGCTGTCCCCGGGCACGACGGTCAACGCGGCACATGGCGGCACCCTGGAGAGCAGCCGGCACCTGAGCCGCAGCAACATCGACATCCCCCGAAGCAACGGCGCTGAGGACCCCAGACAGCAGCTGCCCCGCAAGAGGAGTGACTCGTCCACCTACGAGCTGGACACCATCCAGCAGCACCAGGCCTTCCTGTCCAG CCTCCACGCCAGCGTGCTGAGGAATGAGCCCAGCTCCCGCCACTCAAGCAGCTCCACCATGCTGGACGGCACAGGGGCCGTGGGCAAGTTCGACTTCGAGATCGCTGACCTCTTCCTCTTCGGGTGCCCGCTGGGGCTGGTCCTGGCCTTGAGGAAGACCGTCATCCCCTCCCTGGATG TTTTCCAGCTGCGGCCTGCCTGCCAGCAAGTCTACAACCTCTTCCACCCCGCCGACCCGTCGGCCTCGCGCCTGGAGCCGCTGCTGGAGCGGCGATTCCACGCCCTGCCGCCTCTCAGCATCCCCCGCTACCAGCGCTACCCGCTGGGGGACGGCTGCTCGACGCTGCTGG TCCAGACCATGCAAAGAAACCCCCAGCTGGTCCTGGAGGGCGGCCCCCTGGTCCCCCTCCCTCACAGGGATGGCTTCCTGGAGACCAGTATCCCCGTTCTCGCAGTCACCTGGCGAGAcgggccccaccccagcccgAGCTCTGCTGAGT CAGATGCACTCCAGGCCCACAACGCGGTCTTCCAAGAGCACGCGGCCCCCTCCTCGCCTGGCACAGCCCCCACTGCCCGAGGTTTCCGCCGGGCCAGCGAGATCAGCATCGCCAGCCAGGTGTCGGGCATGGCTGAGAGCTACACGGCGTCCAACATTGCCCAGA TTGCGGCGAAGTGGTGGGGTCAGAAGCGGATCGACTACGCCCTGTACTGCCCCGACGCCCTGACGGCCTTCCCCACCGTGGCCCTGCCCCACCTCTTCCACGCCAGCTACTGGGAGTCCACGGATGTGGTCTCCTTCCTGCTGAGACAG GTCATGAGGCACGACAGCTCCAGCATCTTGGAACTGGACGGCAAGGAGGTCTCGGTGTTCACCCCGTCAAAGCCGAGAGAGAAGTGGCAGCGCAAGAGGACCCACGTGAAGCTGCGG AACGTGACGGCCAATCACCGGATCAATGATGCGGTCGCCAACGAGGATGGCCCTCAGGTCCTGACAGGCCGGTTCATGTATGGGCCCCTGGACATGGTCACCCTGACCGGGGAGAAG GTGGACGTGCACATCATGATGCAGCCGCCCTCGGGTGAGTGGCTGTACCTGGACACGCTGGTGACCAACAGCAGTGGGCGCGTCTCCTACACCATCCCCGAGGCCCACCGCCTGGGCGTGGGTGTCTACCCCGTCAAGATGGTGGTCAG GGGAGACCACACGTTTGCCGACAGCTACATCACCGTGCTGCCCAAGGGCACGGAGTTCGTGGTCTTCAGCATCGACGGCTCCTTCGCCGCCAGCGTGTCCATCATGGGCAGCGACCCCAAAGTGCGGGCCGGGGCCGTGGACGTGGTGCG GCACTGGCAGGACCTGGGCTACCTCATCATCTATGTGACGGGCCGGCCTGACATGCAGAAGCAGCGGGTGGTGGCATGGCTGGCCCAGCACAACTTCCCTCACGGCGTGGTGTCCTTCTGTGACGGCCTGGTGCACGACCCGCTGAGGCACAAGGCCAACTTCCTGAAGCTGCTCATCTCTGAG CTGCACCTGCGCGTGCACGCGGCCTACGGCTCCACCAAGGACGTGGCGGTCTACAGCTCCATCAGCCTGTCCCCCATGCAGATCTACATCGTGGGCCGGCCCACCAAGAAGCTGCAGCAGCAGTGCCAG TTCATCACCGATGGCTATGCGGCCCACCTGGCCCAGCTCAAGTATAACCACCGGGCGCGCCCGGCGCGCAACGCGGCCACCCGCATGGCGCTGCGCAAGGGCAGCTTCGGCCTGCCTGGCCAGGGCGACTTCCTGCGCTCCCGGAACCACCTGCTCCGCACCATCTCGGCCCAGCCCAGCGGGCCCGGCCACCGGCACGAGCGGACGCAGAGCCAGGCGGACGGCGAGCAGCGGGGACAACGTAGCATGAGCGTGGCAGCCGGCTGCTGGGGCCGCACCATGGCGGGCCGGCCCGAGCCGGGGACAGCTGCGGGCCCCAAGTAG
- the PITPNM2 gene encoding membrane-associated phosphatidylinositol transfer protein 2 isoform X2, with protein sequence MIIKEYRIPLPMTVEEYRIAQLYMIQKKSRNETFGEGSGVEILENRPYTDGPGGSGQYTHKVYHVGMHIPSWFRSILPKAALRVVEESWNAYPYTRTRFTCPFVEKFSIDIETFYKTDAGENPNVFSLSPVEKNQLTIDFIDIVKDPVPPNEYKTEEDPKLFHSTKTQRGPLSENWIEEYKQQVFPIMCAYKLCKVEFRYWGMQSKIERFIHDTGLRKVMVRAHRQAWCWQDEWYGLNMENIRELEKEAQLMLSRKMAQFSEDDEGAAELAKDEAPQAQAPREPPQPSSSGGEPLAGRGLKKQWSTSSKSSRSSKRGASPSRHSISEWRMQSIARDSDESSDDEFFDAHEDLSDSEEMFPKDITKWNSNDLMDKIESPEPEDTQDGLYRQSAPEFRVASSVEQLNIIEDEVSPPLAVPPSKIHALLLLLHGGTILDTGAGDPGSKQGDTNTIATVFDTVMRVHYPSALGHLAIRLVPCPPICSAAFALVSDLSPYSHDEGCLSSSQDHIPLAALPLLATSSPHYQEAVATVIQRANLAYGDFIKSQEGVTFNGQVCLIGDCVGGILAFDALCSSNQTVSESQSSSRRGSVASAQDTDLLSPGTTVNAAHGGTLESSRHLSRSNIDIPRSNGAEDPRQQLPRKRSDSSTYELDTIQQHQAFLSSLHASVLRNEPSSRHSSSSTMLDGTGAVGKFDFEIADLFLFGCPLGLVLALRKTVIPSLDVFQLRPACQQVYNLFHPADPSASRLEPLLERRFHALPPLSIPRYQRYPLGDGCSTLLADALQAHNAVFQEHAAPSSPGTAPTARGFRRASEISIASQVSGMAESYTASNIAQIAAKWWGQKRIDYALYCPDALTAFPTVALPHLFHASYWESTDVVSFLLRQVMRHDSSSILELDGKEVSVFTPSKPREKWQRKRTHVKLRNVTANHRINDAVANEDGPQVLTGRFMYGPLDMVTLTGEKVDVHIMMQPPSGEWLYLDTLVTNSSGRVSYTIPEAHRLGVGVYPVKMVVRGDHTFADSYITVLPKGTEFVVFSIDGSFAASVSIMGSDPKVRAGAVDVVRHWQDLGYLIIYVTGRPDMQKQRVVAWLAQHNFPHGVVSFCDGLVHDPLRHKANFLKLLISELHLRVHAAYGSTKDVAVYSSISLSPMQIYIVGRPTKKLQQQCQFITDGYAAHLAQLKYNHRARPARNAATRMALRKGSFGLPGQGDFLRSRNHLLRTISAQPSGPGHRHERTQSQADGEQRGQRSMSVAAGCWGRTMAGRPEPGTAAGPK encoded by the exons ATGATTATAAAGGAATATCGGATTCCTCTGCCAATGACCGTGGAGGAGTACCGCATTGCCCAGCTGTACATGATACAG AAGAAGAGCCGTAACGAGACGTTCGGTGAAGGCAGTGGCGTGGAGATCCTGGAGAACCGGCCATACACGGACGGCCCTGGTGGCTCCGGGCAGTACACACACAAGGTGTACCATGTGGGCATGCACATCCCCAGCTGGTTCCGCTCCATCCTGCCCAAGGCGGCCCTGCGGGTGGTGGAGGAGTCCTGGAACGCCTACCCCTATACCCGAACCAG GTTCACTTGCCCTTTTGTGGAGAAATTCTCCATTGACATCGAAACCTTTTATAAAACTGATGCTGGAGAAAACCCCAATGTGTTCAGCCTGTCTCCTGTGGAAAAGAACCAGCTGACGATCG ATTTCATCGACATCGTCAAGGACCCCGTGCCCCCCAACGAGTATAAGACGGAAGAGGACCCCAAGCTGTTCCACTCGACCAAGACCCAGCGGGGACCCCTGTCGGAGAACTGGATCGAGGAGTACAAGCAGCAGGTCTTCCCCATAATGTGCGCCTACAAGCTCTGCAAGGTGGAGTTCCGCTACTGGGGCATGCAGTCCAAGATCGAGAGGTTCATCCACGACACGG gCCTGCGGAAGGTGATGGTGAGGGCCCACCGGCAGGCCTGGTGCTGGCAGGACGAGTGGTACGGGCTGAACATGGAAAACATCCgggagctggagaaggaggcGCAGCTCATGCTGTCCCGCAAGATGGCCCAGTTCAGCGAGGACGACGAGGGGGCCGCGGAGCTGGCCAAGGACGAGgccccccaggcccaggcccccagGGAGCCCCCGCAGCCCAGCAGCAGCGGTGGGGAGCCCCTGGCGGGCAGGGGTCTGAAGAAGCAGTGGTCCACGTCCTCCAAGTCGTCCCGGTCGTCCAAGCGGGGAG CGAGTCCTTCCCGCCACAGCATCTCGGAGTGGAGGATGCAGAGTATCGCCCGGGACTCGGACGAGAGCTCGGATGATGAGTTCTTTGATGCTCACG aGGACCTGTCCGATTCAGAGGAAATGTTCCCCAAGGACATCACCAAGTGGAACTCCAATGACCTCATGGACAAAATCGAAAGCCCTGAGCCAGAGGACACACAGG ACGGTCTGTACCGCCAGAGCGCCCCCGAGTTCAGGGTGGCCTCCAGTGTGGAGCAGCTGAACATCATTGAG GACGAGGTCAGCCCGCCGCTGGCCGTGCCGCCCTCCAAGATCCACgcgttgctgctgctgctgcacgGAGGCACCATCCTGGACACGGGCGCCGGGGACCCCGGCTCCAAGCAGGGCGACACCAACACCATCGCCACCGTGTTCGACACCGTCATGCGCGTGCACTACCCCAGCGCCCTGGGCCACCTGGCCATCCGCCTGGTGCCCTGCCCGCCCATCTGCTCCGCTGCCTTCGCCCTCGTCTCCGA cctcagcccctacAGCCATGACGAAGGCTGTCTGTCCAGCAGCCAGGACCACATCCCCTTGGCCGCCCTGCCCCTGCTGGCAACCTCTTCGCCCCACTACCAGGAGGCCGTTGCCACAGTGATCCAGCGGGCCAACCTCGCCTACGGGGACTTCATCAAGTCCCAGGAGGGCGTGACCTTCAACGGGCAG GTCTGCCTGATCGGGGACTGCGTCGGGGGCATCCTGGCGTTCGATGCCTTATGCTCCAGCAACCAGACGGTGTCTGAGAGCCAGAGCAGCAGCCGCCGGGGCAGTGTGGCCAGTGCGCAG GACACTGACCTGCTGTCCCCGGGCACGACGGTCAACGCGGCACATGGCGGCACCCTGGAGAGCAGCCGGCACCTGAGCCGCAGCAACATCGACATCCCCCGAAGCAACGGCGCTGAGGACCCCAGACAGCAGCTGCCCCGCAAGAGGAGTGACTCGTCCACCTACGAGCTGGACACCATCCAGCAGCACCAGGCCTTCCTGTCCAG CCTCCACGCCAGCGTGCTGAGGAATGAGCCCAGCTCCCGCCACTCAAGCAGCTCCACCATGCTGGACGGCACAGGGGCCGTGGGCAAGTTCGACTTCGAGATCGCTGACCTCTTCCTCTTCGGGTGCCCGCTGGGGCTGGTCCTGGCCTTGAGGAAGACCGTCATCCCCTCCCTGGATG TTTTCCAGCTGCGGCCTGCCTGCCAGCAAGTCTACAACCTCTTCCACCCCGCCGACCCGTCGGCCTCGCGCCTGGAGCCGCTGCTGGAGCGGCGATTCCACGCCCTGCCGCCTCTCAGCATCCCCCGCTACCAGCGCTACCCGCTGGGGGACGGCTGCTCGACGCTGCTGG CAGATGCACTCCAGGCCCACAACGCGGTCTTCCAAGAGCACGCGGCCCCCTCCTCGCCTGGCACAGCCCCCACTGCCCGAGGTTTCCGCCGGGCCAGCGAGATCAGCATCGCCAGCCAGGTGTCGGGCATGGCTGAGAGCTACACGGCGTCCAACATTGCCCAGA TTGCGGCGAAGTGGTGGGGTCAGAAGCGGATCGACTACGCCCTGTACTGCCCCGACGCCCTGACGGCCTTCCCCACCGTGGCCCTGCCCCACCTCTTCCACGCCAGCTACTGGGAGTCCACGGATGTGGTCTCCTTCCTGCTGAGACAG GTCATGAGGCACGACAGCTCCAGCATCTTGGAACTGGACGGCAAGGAGGTCTCGGTGTTCACCCCGTCAAAGCCGAGAGAGAAGTGGCAGCGCAAGAGGACCCACGTGAAGCTGCGG AACGTGACGGCCAATCACCGGATCAATGATGCGGTCGCCAACGAGGATGGCCCTCAGGTCCTGACAGGCCGGTTCATGTATGGGCCCCTGGACATGGTCACCCTGACCGGGGAGAAG GTGGACGTGCACATCATGATGCAGCCGCCCTCGGGTGAGTGGCTGTACCTGGACACGCTGGTGACCAACAGCAGTGGGCGCGTCTCCTACACCATCCCCGAGGCCCACCGCCTGGGCGTGGGTGTCTACCCCGTCAAGATGGTGGTCAG GGGAGACCACACGTTTGCCGACAGCTACATCACCGTGCTGCCCAAGGGCACGGAGTTCGTGGTCTTCAGCATCGACGGCTCCTTCGCCGCCAGCGTGTCCATCATGGGCAGCGACCCCAAAGTGCGGGCCGGGGCCGTGGACGTGGTGCG GCACTGGCAGGACCTGGGCTACCTCATCATCTATGTGACGGGCCGGCCTGACATGCAGAAGCAGCGGGTGGTGGCATGGCTGGCCCAGCACAACTTCCCTCACGGCGTGGTGTCCTTCTGTGACGGCCTGGTGCACGACCCGCTGAGGCACAAGGCCAACTTCCTGAAGCTGCTCATCTCTGAG CTGCACCTGCGCGTGCACGCGGCCTACGGCTCCACCAAGGACGTGGCGGTCTACAGCTCCATCAGCCTGTCCCCCATGCAGATCTACATCGTGGGCCGGCCCACCAAGAAGCTGCAGCAGCAGTGCCAG TTCATCACCGATGGCTATGCGGCCCACCTGGCCCAGCTCAAGTATAACCACCGGGCGCGCCCGGCGCGCAACGCGGCCACCCGCATGGCGCTGCGCAAGGGCAGCTTCGGCCTGCCTGGCCAGGGCGACTTCCTGCGCTCCCGGAACCACCTGCTCCGCACCATCTCGGCCCAGCCCAGCGGGCCCGGCCACCGGCACGAGCGGACGCAGAGCCAGGCGGACGGCGAGCAGCGGGGACAACGTAGCATGAGCGTGGCAGCCGGCTGCTGGGGCCGCACCATGGCGGGCCGGCCCGAGCCGGGGACAGCTGCGGGCCCCAAGTAG